From a single Acidimicrobiales bacterium genomic region:
- a CDS encoding RNA methyltransferase — protein MVEGTKLVEEALEAGAAVEALYWSRGAPAVMLDRARDAGVPTYELAPGVLERVADAVTPQPVMAVVGAAPVDLTGLRDARSVLVCDQVRDPGNAGTLVRTARAAGVDGVVWCRESVDVYSPKTVRASAGAVFRVPFVVDAEPGPVMAELGRWGFRRLAAVPEGGRDYGAMDLSGRFALMVGNESHGLGAGRLDLVDDLVSVPMSGGTESLNVGVATAVICFEAARQRRTAGVGP, from the coding sequence GTGGTCGAGGGGACCAAGCTGGTGGAGGAGGCGTTGGAGGCGGGAGCGGCGGTCGAGGCGTTGTACTGGTCCCGAGGGGCGCCGGCGGTGATGCTGGACCGGGCCCGCGACGCAGGGGTCCCGACCTACGAGCTGGCGCCGGGTGTCCTCGAGCGGGTGGCCGACGCCGTCACCCCGCAACCGGTGATGGCGGTGGTCGGAGCGGCGCCGGTCGACCTCACCGGGCTGCGTGACGCCCGCTCGGTGCTGGTGTGCGACCAGGTGCGTGACCCCGGGAACGCCGGGACCCTCGTCCGCACGGCGCGGGCTGCCGGGGTGGACGGTGTGGTGTGGTGCCGCGAGTCGGTCGACGTCTACAGCCCCAAGACGGTCCGGGCGTCGGCCGGGGCCGTGTTCCGCGTCCCGTTCGTGGTCGATGCCGAGCCTGGGCCGGTCATGGCGGAGCTGGGCCGGTGGGGTTTCCGCAGGCTGGCCGCGGTGCCCGAGGGCGGGAGAGACTACGGCGCCATGGATCTGAGCGGCCGCTTTGCCCTGATGGTCGGAAACGAGTCGCACGGGCTCGGCGCCGGCCGGCTCGACCTCGTCGACGACCTGGTGTCGGTGCCGATGTCGGGAGGTACGGAGTCGCTGAACGTCGGCGTGGCCACGGCGGTGATCTGCTTCGAGGCGGCCCGCCAGCGCCGGACGGCGGGGGTCGGGCCGTGA
- a CDS encoding PAS domain-containing sensor histidine kinase: MTAEWDADDLPDPVIRLDGRAVILAANAAACHLTGFSADQLVGRPCHEALAPRDDEGRPLLRTGWPRASSLPSVRRIPEHEVVIRGADGGDVRTFVTGSYRRDGASGVTAATLVLRHAGRRRDLAAAGAQVVSTVSHELRSPLTSVKGYTSLLLNRWDRLADDDKKMMLEQVQHDADRVTRLITELLDISRLASGRLVLRRQMVDLAELAGSVVAKVAMEYPALDAHLEFAENLPSVYADPDKIVQVMTNLVENACKYASTEGLRVAGTYDDDDVTISVTDRGEGIPAEDLPRVFNRFFRRAEGRPTGSGLGLWISRGLVEAHGGRLEVESVVGQGTTFRFALPRGAFDEAHPEPGGSR, translated from the coding sequence GTGACCGCTGAGTGGGACGCCGACGACCTCCCCGACCCGGTGATCCGCCTCGACGGCCGGGCCGTGATCCTGGCTGCCAACGCCGCCGCCTGCCACCTCACCGGCTTCTCCGCCGACCAGCTCGTCGGCCGGCCGTGCCACGAGGCGCTGGCGCCGCGCGATGACGAGGGGCGCCCGCTGCTGCGGACCGGCTGGCCCCGGGCCTCGTCCCTGCCGAGCGTCCGCCGCATCCCCGAGCACGAGGTGGTGATCAGGGGGGCGGACGGCGGCGACGTGCGGACGTTCGTGACCGGCTCCTACCGGCGGGACGGCGCGAGCGGGGTCACGGCGGCCACCCTGGTGCTGCGTCACGCCGGGCGGCGCCGGGACCTGGCGGCGGCCGGCGCTCAGGTCGTCTCGACGGTGAGCCACGAGCTGCGCTCTCCGCTCACGTCGGTGAAGGGCTACACCAGCCTGCTCCTCAACCGGTGGGACCGGCTGGCGGACGACGACAAGAAGATGATGCTGGAGCAGGTGCAGCACGACGCCGACCGGGTGACCCGGCTGATCACCGAGCTGCTGGACATCAGCCGGCTGGCGTCCGGACGCCTGGTCCTGCGCCGCCAGATGGTCGACCTCGCCGAGCTGGCGGGATCGGTCGTCGCCAAGGTGGCCATGGAGTACCCGGCGCTCGACGCCCATCTGGAGTTCGCCGAAAATCTCCCGTCCGTCTACGCCGACCCCGACAAGATCGTCCAGGTGATGACCAACCTCGTCGAGAACGCCTGCAAGTACGCGAGCACCGAGGGCCTGCGGGTTGCCGGCACCTACGACGACGACGACGTCACGATCTCGGTCACCGACCGGGGCGAGGGCATCCCGGCCGAGGACCTCCCCCGGGTTTTCAACCGCTTCTTCCGCCGAGCCGAGGGACGCCCGACCGGATCGGGGCTCGGACTCTGGATCAGCCGCGGTCTGGTGGAGGCGCACGGGGGCCGCCTGGAGGTGGAGTCGGTCGTCGGGCAGGGGACGACGTTCCGCTTCGCCCTGCCGCGGGGGGCGTTCGACGAGGCCCATCCCGAGCCGGGCGGCAGCCGATGA
- the pheS gene encoding phenylalanine--tRNA ligase subunit alpha, with translation MSDDLATLERDGLSRLAGAGSVEELDRVSGEVAGKRSALASLGRSLGALDPEERRARGAELQAVRGRLEAAAAERRAALEAEERRRALDADRMDLTEVLGDSGRGHLHLLTQTRDELEDVFVGMGYRVAEGPEAETDWYNFEALNMPPAHPARGMWDTLYLEVGEQESTLLRTHTSPVQIRVMESQPPPIYIVAPGRVYRRDTPDARHLATFHQIEGLVVDRGITFGDLAGTIESFTGAYFGPDIHSRLRPSYFPFTEPSAEFEVTCAICRGGGCRTCTGTGWVELGGCGMVHPNVLSSVGIDPEEWSGFAFGFGIDRCSQVRHEIPDMRVFLDNDVRVLTQF, from the coding sequence ATGAGTGACGACCTGGCCACCCTGGAGCGGGACGGCCTGTCCCGTCTGGCCGGCGCCGGCTCGGTGGAGGAGCTCGACCGGGTCAGCGGGGAGGTGGCGGGCAAGCGCTCGGCCCTGGCCTCGCTGGGGCGGTCGCTCGGTGCCCTCGATCCGGAGGAGCGCCGGGCGCGGGGCGCCGAGCTGCAGGCGGTGCGGGGCCGCCTCGAGGCCGCCGCCGCCGAACGGCGCGCCGCCCTGGAGGCCGAGGAGCGCCGGCGGGCCCTGGACGCCGACCGCATGGACCTGACCGAGGTGCTCGGGGACTCGGGCCGCGGCCACCTCCACCTCCTGACCCAGACGCGGGACGAGCTCGAGGACGTGTTCGTCGGGATGGGCTACCGGGTGGCCGAGGGGCCGGAGGCGGAGACCGACTGGTACAACTTCGAGGCGCTCAACATGCCCCCCGCCCATCCGGCCCGGGGGATGTGGGACACGTTGTACCTGGAGGTGGGGGAGCAGGAGTCGACGCTGCTGCGGACCCACACCTCGCCGGTGCAGATCCGCGTGATGGAGTCCCAGCCCCCGCCGATCTACATCGTGGCGCCGGGCCGGGTCTACCGGCGGGACACGCCCGACGCCCGCCACCTGGCCACGTTCCACCAGATCGAGGGTCTGGTGGTCGACCGCGGCATCACCTTCGGGGACCTGGCCGGGACGATCGAGAGCTTCACCGGCGCCTACTTCGGGCCCGACATCCACTCCCGTCTCCGCCCCTCGTACTTCCCGTTCACCGAGCCGTCGGCCGAGTTCGAGGTGACCTGCGCCATCTGCCGCGGCGGGGGCTGCCGCACCTGCACAGGAACGGGCTGGGTGGAGCTCGGGGGGTGCGGCATGGTGCACCCCAACGTGCTGAGCTCGGTCGGCATCGATCCGGAGGAGTGGTCGGGGTTTGCCTTCGGCTTCGGGATCGACCGCTGCTCCCAGGTCCGCCACGAGATCCCGGACATGCGGGTCTTCCTCGACAACGACGTACGCGTCCTGACGCAGTTCTGA